In Curtobacterium sp. MCPF17_002, one genomic interval encodes:
- a CDS encoding aminoglycoside 3'-phosphotransferase, which yields MRRSVDGLSRARGHVGVPRVVTEVARGRPVQAVWVNEIGGRTFRISEHGSAEDGHAEEYVKVLPHAYAPWVVGEAARLTWASRYAKVPELLDHGVDDEGAWLRTRALPGWSAVDPRWHDEPRTAVVAAGEGLRALHEALPVLDCPFEWSTAQRSGRARAAGADPEPIGPEPPTDRVVVCHGDPCTPNTLIGADGRWAGHVDLDALGIADRWADLGVATMALGWNYGPGWDQLFHEAYGVPIDEERTAWYRALWNLDDDGVETAGPERRPA from the coding sequence CGTGCCGCGCGTCGTGACCGAGGTCGCGCGGGGTCGGCCGGTGCAGGCGGTGTGGGTCAACGAGATCGGCGGACGGACCTTCCGCATCAGCGAGCACGGGAGCGCCGAGGACGGGCACGCCGAGGAGTACGTGAAGGTCCTGCCGCACGCCTACGCCCCCTGGGTCGTCGGCGAGGCGGCGCGGTTGACCTGGGCCTCCCGGTACGCGAAGGTCCCGGAGCTGCTCGACCACGGCGTCGACGACGAGGGCGCCTGGCTGCGGACCCGTGCACTGCCGGGGTGGAGCGCCGTGGACCCGCGGTGGCACGACGAACCGCGGACGGCCGTCGTCGCGGCGGGGGAGGGCCTCCGCGCGCTGCACGAGGCGCTGCCGGTGCTCGACTGCCCGTTCGAGTGGTCGACGGCACAGCGGAGCGGCCGCGCGCGTGCCGCCGGCGCCGATCCGGAGCCGATCGGGCCGGAGCCGCCCACCGACCGCGTGGTGGTCTGCCACGGCGACCCCTGCACGCCCAACACCCTCATCGGCGCGGACGGCCGTTGGGCGGGGCACGTCGACCTCGACGCTCTCGGCATCGCGGACCGCTGGGCGGACCTGGGTGTGGCGACGATGGCGCTCGGCTGGAACTACGGGCCCGGGTGGGACCAGCTCTTCCACGAGGCGTACGGGGTGCCGATCGACGAGGAGCGCACCGCGTGGTACCGGGCGCTGTGGAACCTGGACGACGACGGCGTCGAGACCGCCGGGCCCGAGCGCCGTCCGGCCTGA